The sequence below is a genomic window from Anaerocolumna chitinilytica.
TGCAGAAAAACAAAAATAAAAGCTACGTTATACCCGTAACGGAGAACCCTGAAACAATGGACACCTGCAGTAGGATTCACCTTTGCAGGTGCCCATTTTACTGGAGCTTTTTCCATGAAAAATATTTATATACAATATCAATCGCATTGTTTTATCGTTCGTCCAATTGTAAAATCTTTTGTTGTCCATTTTTTCATCCTATTGAAAACTCCTTTCTTGTTTTTACAAGAAGTAGTATAATAAAGCCAGATTTTATATTCAATGATTGATAAAACAGAATTTGCAGCTTATGCTGAAGTTGGAATGATTGTTGATTATTGCACGAAATAATAGATAGGTGGAATAAAAAGGTCTATTGAAAATGATTTGTTTTTATACATAGATTTAAGGGAGGTTTTTTCTTTGCATAATGACACAAAAGAAGTACTTGCGAATGCTTTAATAGATATACTGCAAAAAAGACCCATTGATAAAATAACCGTTAAGGATATTGTCGAGGAATGTGGTCTGACACGACAGACTTTCTATAATTATTTTTATGATATATATGAACTTGTTGAATGGATTTATTTACAGGCTACTGAAAAATCACTTGCAGAAAATAAGGATTATGATACTTGGCAGCAGGGATTTTACCAGCTGTTGATTTCTATTAGCAACAGTAAAGTCCTGGTTCAAAACACCTATCGGTCTACCAACCGGGATTCCTTAGAAAGATATATGTATACGGTAATCTATGATCAGGTTCTTGCAGTAGTGGAACGACAAGCCAATGAAATGTCTGTTGACCAAAAACACAAAAATTTTATTGCACATTTTTACAGCCTGGCTTTCATAGCACTCATTTGTGAGTGGATAAAGGATGGGATGAAAGAAAAACCGGAAGATATAGTAGAGCAAACAGCTGTATTAATAAAAGGTGATTTTGAAAAAGCACTGAGAAAATACGCGAATTAATCATAATTTACAGATAAGGTGAAATGTAAATACTCTTTACACTTCAATTTGATTGTAAATTGTTTTGACTATCCTGATGACTTATATTATATGCAAGACAATGTCTTACAAACAAATTAGAAAGGATAGATCATTATGAATATTTACAAAACTATGTACCATCCTCACAAACCAGCAGGAATAGACGGATGTAAAGCCTATATCGTCGGAGGAGGAATTGCCGGACTTGCCACAGCAGTGTTTTTGATTGACGACGCTAAGATGCCTGGACAGAACATCACCATATATGAAAAGAAACCGGTTATGGGTGGTTCCATGGACGGAACCAAAAATGAATTCGGTTATCTTTGCCGTGGTGAGCGTGAGCTTGAGCCATATATGGAATGCCTCTGGTATCTGTGCAGCAAAATACCTTCTCTTGAAAACGAAGGACGTACTGTTCTTGATGATGTTGTAGACTTTAACAGGGATGAACCCATTCATTCTGAGGCACGTTTGTGGGTAAATCAAGGCGAGATTTACAGCCATGTACATGATTATAAGCTTGATCCTAAATATGTTGCAGCTATGAACAAGATCTTTGCTTCAACGGAAGAAGAACTCGCTGATCTTACGATCGAGGACTTCTTTGACGAACCATTCTTTGAAACTAGTTTCTGGACCTGTTTCCACAGCCAGCTGGCTTTTAAACGCTACCACAGTGTTATTGAGTGCAGGCGCTATTGGCAGAGGTTTACATTCGCTAACCGCCATGAATATCTGGATGGCTTTATCCATACGAAATACAACGAGTATGATACTATAATCCTCCCGATTGAAAGATGGCTTATTGATAAAGGTGTAAACTTTGTATGCGGCTGCTCAGTATATGATTTAGATATGGATGGCCATTGCAAGACAGTGCATGGTATTCGTATGTACCAGAATGATGTAGTGAAGACCGTTCGTGTTGGCTTGGAAGATTTAGTGTTTGTTACAAACGGCTCAATAAGTGAAAACAGCTGCTTTGGTGATAATAAGACGGTTGCTCCTACAAACCGAGACACAAAAGACATGGGAACCTTTACGATTTGGCAGAATCTTGCCAAAAAGGATGAAAAATTTGGTCATCCGGAAAAATTCCTCAGTGATATTGATAAGACGAAATGGGTTTCTTTCTTCCCGACCATCAAGGACTATCCTGAGTTTTTTGAAAGAATAGAAAAGATGACAGGAAGCAAAGCGGGCACCGGCGGCATGATGACATTCAAAGATTCCAATTGGGATATATCCTTTGAAATACATCATAAACCTTTCTTCCCACTTCAGGCTGACAACGAAGAGGTTGGCTGGGGCTATGGACTGTATGGAGAGAATATTGGTAATTATATTAAAAAGCCTATGTGTGACTGTACCGGTGACGAGATACTGACCGAGCTGCTCTATCATCTGGGAATGCTTGATATTAAGGACGAAGTACTGGCTCATACTTATATGTCTACCGCTATGATGCCTTACTGCACAAGTCAGTTTATGCCGCGTAAGGTAGAGGACCGTCCCAAA
It includes:
- a CDS encoding TetR/AcrR family transcriptional regulator, whose product is MHNDTKEVLANALIDILQKRPIDKITVKDIVEECGLTRQTFYNYFYDIYELVEWIYLQATEKSLAENKDYDTWQQGFYQLLISISNSKVLVQNTYRSTNRDSLERYMYTVIYDQVLAVVERQANEMSVDQKHKNFIAHFYSLAFIALICEWIKDGMKEKPEDIVEQTAVLIKGDFEKALRKYAN
- a CDS encoding oleate hydratase produces the protein MNIYKTMYHPHKPAGIDGCKAYIVGGGIAGLATAVFLIDDAKMPGQNITIYEKKPVMGGSMDGTKNEFGYLCRGERELEPYMECLWYLCSKIPSLENEGRTVLDDVVDFNRDEPIHSEARLWVNQGEIYSHVHDYKLDPKYVAAMNKIFASTEEELADLTIEDFFDEPFFETSFWTCFHSQLAFKRYHSVIECRRYWQRFTFANRHEYLDGFIHTKYNEYDTIILPIERWLIDKGVNFVCGCSVYDLDMDGHCKTVHGIRMYQNDVVKTVRVGLEDLVFVTNGSISENSCFGDNKTVAPTNRDTKDMGTFTIWQNLAKKDEKFGHPEKFLSDIDKTKWVSFFPTIKDYPEFFERIEKMTGSKAGTGGMMTFKDSNWDISFEIHHKPFFPLQADNEEVGWGYGLYGENIGNYIKKPMCDCTGDEILTELLYHLGMLDIKDEVLAHTYMSTAMMPYCTSQFMPRKVEDRPKNVPDGCTNLAFLGQFVEVDDDVVFTVETSVRTGLEGVYKLLGLDKDIIEVNPSRFDVRYMIERMKKFNGIKGPVKEEDLPNIDLAMMAQFKKKVVNKINSIPPYYQMYLGRDRTVPLKDSVLNPSAPQSK